GCGATGGTAGCGCCCCGCAGGCCCGTACACCGCCGGGCGCATCGCGCTTGGCTTTGTAGGCGGACGGCGCACGTTGATTGATGGCCAGCCAGCACTGGTGCCGGCCCCAGCGGCAACGATCTCACGCACCGGCCGGATTGGTTACGATTTTTTCCTCTTGTATGTGGAAAAGGTCACTCGCGCCTTTAGGATCAGCAGATTGTCACAAGGAGAAAGCATGGCACTTCAAGGACCGTTTTTCGGCAAGCGCGACGAACCCACCCCAGCGCGCGCGCCGGGCAGCTCATCACTGGGCGGCACCAGCTCACTCGGTTCGGCCGGTACTTCTTCCACCGCACAGCCAGCTTTCGCACCCGCAGCCCCCGCTGCCACGCCATCGCCCGTTGCGGCGGTGGAAAGCGGCGCCAAACTCACCGTGGGCCCCAACATCAAGCTCAAGGGCGTCGAGATCACCGACTGCGACACGCTGGTGGTCGAAGGCACCGTGGAAGCCACGATGAATTCGCGCGTGATCCAGATCGCCGAGCAGGGCGCCTTCAAGGGCTCTGCCGAGATCGACATCGCCGAAGTGCACGGCGTGTTTGATGGAAACCTCACGGTGCGCCAAAAACTGGTGATCTTCTCGACCGGCAAGGTCACCGGCAAGATTCGCTATGGCAAGATCGTGATCGAGGAAGGGGGGCAACTCTCCGGTGAAATCACGTTCGGCACTTCTGGCGACAGCGCCAGCGCATCGTCATCCAGCAAAACCACTGGCGCCAAAGGCGAGCCGGTGGCCGTTCCGGCCTGACGCGCCTTCGGATGGCGGCCAGGCATTGGCCGCATCAAAAATCATAGCATCCGGCGCAAGCCGGTACTGCGCCAAGACCGTTTCGACGGTCTTTTTTTCGTGCCGCGCACGCTGGTGGCCGCTCGCCCTGGCGGCGGCGATGGCCGGCTGCGCCAGCGATGCGCCGGTGGACCGCGGCACGGTGCAGGGCGCCGAGTTTCACGCCAGCGAGCTGATCCAGAGCGAGGGCAACCGCGTCACGCAGGTTGGCATGCGCGCCAACGAGGCCAGCCTTTTGCAGCTGGCCGACAAGCTGTACCGCCGCAACCCCGGCGAATGGCGCAAGACCGCGCCCAACCGCGACGCGGCGCTGGACCTGATCCAGTCGGCCATGACCAACGGGCAGGCGTGGGCGCCATTGGGCGGGCGGCGCGACGTGAGCGCGCTGTCGCTCTCGCTGTCGCCCGAATTCACCGGCGACCGCGTGGCCGCGTTCATCCTGAGCTGCCACGACACCATCGTCACCGCCCACGGCGGGCGGCGCGACTTCTACTACCTGAACGGGGTCGACCCGCAGCACATCTACAACGCCGCGCGCAACATGGAAACGGCGCTGTGGGTGCTGAACACGCGCCGTGGCCCCGGCGGCCAGCCGCTGCTGCTGGCCAACGAGATCGGGCCCGATCAGCGCAACCTGAGTTTTGAGCGCGAGTTCGGCAA
This genomic interval from Ottowia oryzae contains the following:
- a CDS encoding bactofilin family protein, encoding MALQGPFFGKRDEPTPARAPGSSSLGGTSSLGSAGTSSTAQPAFAPAAPAATPSPVAAVESGAKLTVGPNIKLKGVEITDCDTLVVEGTVEATMNSRVIQIAEQGAFKGSAEIDIAEVHGVFDGNLTVRQKLVIFSTGKVTGKIRYGKIVIEEGGQLSGEITFGTSGDSASASSSSKTTGAKGEPVAVPA